Genomic segment of Lepus europaeus isolate LE1 chromosome 6, mLepTim1.pri, whole genome shotgun sequence:
TCCATTTAAGCATTAAAAATTCTCCATTTATAACAATTTTGAATTTTGGGGgtaaaaatttgttttgattctttttttctgtatgttgTTACTATTTCTAATAATATCCACATTTGTTCTTTGTTTACTGATTGTTACAAAATGTCTTTTGTTTTCACCCTGATATGTGTCTTATTTTAGTCTTCTATGGCATTGATTTCTTCTATTGTAATAATTGTTTGCTGTCTGTACATGCAGTTTTTCTGTTCATGGATTCAGAAAGCCACAggttgataatattttaaaaattcaattttgtaCTACACTCATAcagatgttttctctctctctcttttttaaagatttatttatttatttgaaagtcagagttacacacagagaggagaggcagagaaagagagaaaggtcatccatctgctggttcactccccagataacctcaacggctggagccgagctgatctgaagccagaagcttcctctgggtctcccacgcgggtgcaagggcccaagggcttgggccatcttttactgctttcccaggccattgcagagagctggattggaagtggagcagctgagactcgaaccagcgcccaaatgggatgctggcactgcaggcagtagctttactcactatgccacagcgccggcccctctctctctctctttttttaaagatgtatttgaaaatcatggttatagagagatatggagagacagagagatcttccatctactgcttcactccatGTCTTCCAAGCCATATTTCCTTCATACGTAGTCATCCTCATAGTCTCCTCCGTTTTTAGCCCTGCAGGATGACAAAGCAAAATCACCCAGCTCCCCTCCATGACCGCTAGAAATGCACTGTTAACATTCCTCTTTGgctgaagaaataaaaagttggAGAAATTTGctattttgaacaaataaaacaTAATGAGTGGGTAGCAACCCAGATATTGAAATGGTTGATGACTTCCCAGGCAATAAGAATGGTAATTCTTACTTGTTCACTCTACAAAACTGGATTAACTggctagtgccgtggctcaataggctaatcctcctccttgcggcaccagtacaccgggttctagtcccggttggggcgccggattctgtcccagttgcccctcttccaggccagctctctgctatggcccgggagtacagtggaggatggcccaagtgcttgggccctgcaccccatgggagaccaggagaagcgcaccggctgcagcggccattggagggtgaaccaacagcaaaaaggaagacctttctctctgtctctgtctctcactatccactctgtcaaaaaaaaaaaaaaaaactggattaaCCACATGAGAACACCAATGTGTTAACATGACTCAAAGCAAAGCATTTCTGTAGCTCACGTTGTAGAATGAATCCAGTCAGGATAAGATCATTTGACTTTGTCCCAGTTGATGCAAGTCACCAGTGCTGCAAATATAATGGCtaattttacaaaaacaaattctGTTACTAGGATGGAATTAATCCTCAGTGGTAAACttaggtttttgtgtgtgtgtgtgtggtgggggggggAATCCAAGTCAAATATCACTGGCTTAGATTCCTTAATACTCTGACCTAAAATTCTACCAAAGCATGGTTTCTGGATATGCAGTAAAGTTCCTGTGACCAATGTCAAGCAGAAAAGCATCAAAGTTATGCTAATGGAAGAGCTTAATGTTGTGTTTAGGGCAAATGCTGCTATTCTGAAAGCGTCTCAGAATGCCTATTGATATCCTTCATATCCTTGGCTTGGTTGGAAACTTTCATCCCTGATGTTGGAGTGACAACTGAATCCTCATCTGTGAACATGCAAATAAAGACATGTTCTCTTTcagtgttttgtgatttttgccTTATCTGATCTCTACATAATTTAGAGTCATGATATTTAGATGTCAgctagaaaaatatgaaaacctACCATATGAAACACACAGAAAATATCTAAATTGGTAGATTGACCTTGGTCACCTGGAAATGATCTTAGTAGTTCATTGCCACtgagaatttattttaagaaaagcatATATCAAGGAGTCAGTGCTctgtggttcagtaggttaatcctcctcctgtggcgccagcatcctgtattggtgcTGGTTGtactccccactgctcctcttccaatccagctctctgctatggcctgagaaagcagtagaagatggcccaggtacttgggcccctgcatctgtgtggaagacatggaagaagctcctagctcctggctcctggctcctggctcctggctcctggctcctggctcctggcttcagatcagcgcagctcctgctgttgcagccatctggggagtgaaccaggagatgggagacctctctctccatctctgcatgtttctgtctgtaactctaccttttaaataagtgagtaaattttaaaaaaaaaaggaaagaaaagcatttATCTATGAGGAaaagtttcaaggaatttttttaaagattttccacAATTTGATATCCAAAGCTTCCCAGTTTCTCTAGGAACGTCCAAGAATGTTAATCTCCCATGAAATTGGGTGCTGAGGACTCTGACCTATACATAACTTTACTGTAGCTACCTCATTAACACTGAATCACATGCtttcaccaccaccatcaacacCCAAGTATTTCACTGAGACCTTATATAGTTTTAAATCCCCTTCTTTcactctctgaagggaggagagaacttccactttgattatggccttgtctaaataatcagagtttgtggactcaaaaggcttccttagccttggcagctcatgacaagagcctcgggtgatcactgacatcataaataaaaatgtcaattgttaaatcaacaacaggagtcactgtgcacttactccccatgtaggacctctgtccttaatgaggtatactatgagaattaatggtaaaactagtattcacagtagaagatggcccaagtcattgggcccctgcatccacgtgggagacctggaagaagctcctggctgctagctttggatcggcgcagctccagccgtagcagccacctggggagtaaaccatcagatggaagacctctctctctgtctctacttctcttctgtaactctgtctttcaaataaataaaataagtctttaaaaaaactagtcttcaaacagtactttatactttgtgtatctgtgtggatgcaaattgttgaaagctttacttagtatagggtgatcttctgtatataaagataattaaaagtgaatttaacgaagaatgggatgagagaagtaggaagtgggatggtCTAGGGGTGGGAAATTGATTCAATCTGTTCAAGAACATGgaagatgttttcatttattcaaattgTTTTATTACATTGTTCAGTACAATTTAAAAGATGTCAGGATAAAAATTCATATATGAGACATTTCCAATCATAGTTAATATTTATCAGTAATACCTCTCAAACAGGTAATTTACAGAGGGTCTACCTTCAGTGTATTTAACATATTACTGTTAATTGCTTAActaaaatattgataaatattaTGTGTATTTCCTGAAATTGTAGTTTTGATTGAAATTACATCAGACACAAAGGTTGGACATGATGCATACCTTAGGAAATACATTCCAACCATCAAGAACATGAGATAAATCTACATTTATTCAAGTTGTTTTAATGGCAAAAACAGCCCCCTTGGCTGCAGTGTGCTCAGCAGAGACGGCAGTTGCGGAGATTATGTATTGGGACAAATATTGCTAACCAAGGTGGAAAGAGAATCAAAAGGGGAATTCCTGAGGTtgagggtgctggttcaaggcacagctgctccacttctgacccagctctctgctatggctaggaaagcagcagaagatggcccatgtccttgggcccctgtgcccatgagggagggagacctggaggaagctcctggttcctggcttccaactggcacagctctggttgttgcagccatctggagagtgaaccaatggatggaagacctctctctctctctctcactctccctccctctctctctctcactctctcgctgcctctgcctctctgtaactctgccttacaaataataaataaataaatcttaaaaaaaaaaaagagggctccATCACAACTGTCAGTTGTGGTCCAAGATGTTCTTCCCAATCTTCAAGATAATTACAAAGCTTCTAAGACAAGGACACCATTCTTGTCTCTGACCAACTCCACTGGAGATGGGGAAAGCAAAATCCCAGTAGATTAGTGCAAGATCAGTTGAAATTATAAAAAGCTACAGGCCTCTGCATTTGTATTCTGCTAGAAATCACACAGCGCCCCAGTGGCTGATCTACGGAGTTAAAGGATTCCATTTTTTCAGCCAGCGTCTCACCCACTGCCATATCAACAAAAAAGCCCGATTCAACTTCCTGTTTCCCCAGATCAGGACAAATGAATGGATTGAAGGAAAGGAAGATATAAATGCATGGCTAAGAAGAAGAAGCAGTCTGCTATGCTGCCCTTTAAAATACCAAATAGAAATGGTAACAACCAGAAAGTAGAAGGCAAACAGCAAGAGGAAGGAGAGCACAGTTTGCACGGCTTTTACATGGACCTTGGTGCTGGGATCCTGGGATCTTTTGCCATGAAACTGCATCTTCCTGATGTGTTTACACTGGGAGTAGATTAACAGCAGAAAGCATATCAGCGATGTAATAAAGGGTATGAGATTTGCCACAGTGACCATGGACAACTTTAAAACCTGTTCAATGTCCGTCAAGTTGGTTTTCCAAGCCATGTTTCCTTCAAACTCACTCACCCACGGATGGTCACTCATGTATATCCTTGCAAAATAACAAAGTAAAAGCAACAAGGATCCCAATAGTACCACCAGAATCACACTATTAATGTTCTTCTTCAGGTGAAGAAAAATAACGTTGGAGAAATTGGCTACTTTGAGCAAGTAAAATAAGCTGAGGATAGTAGCAAACCAGATGCTAAAGTGGTGGGCTACTAACCAGACAACCTGGACAGCAATTCTTACTTGTGTACCGTATGAAACTGGATTAAACGTGGTTAAATCCCAATACATTAATATCATCCAAAGCAAGACAATCCTGGAGACTGCCAGAGCTGTAAGAATCCCGTCAACTGAGGAGAACTTCTTCTTCTTGACCCAGTCAATGCAGTTCACCAGTGCTATGAAGCAATTGGCAAAATTCCCAAGAACAAATTCTGCCATAGCTGGAATGGAAAGGAGCCTCAGTAGTAAACTTCTCATGTCTGGGGGGAAAGATCCAGTCTAATGTCAATGGTTGAAATTTCCTTAATATCCCGGACTGACTTTCTACCAGCAAGTGGTTTCTGGAGGTACAGTGAAGTCGTTGCTTTCTTGTAAATTCTGCGGCCAATGTCATACAGAAAAGCACATGGATTTGCTAGCAGATGAGTTCAGCCCTGTTTTTGTGGAAAGCATTGTCATTGCAAAAACAACTCAAAAGTGGTCCTATTCTTATACTATTCTATCCATGCCACCCGCTGGTAACCTTTCATGGCTGAAGATGGAGTGAAAA
This window contains:
- the LOC133762186 gene encoding taste receptor type 2 member 19-like gives rise to the protein MAEFVLGNFANCFIALVNCIDWVKKKKFSSVDGILTALAVSRIVLLWMILMYWDLTTFNPVSYGTQVRIAVQVVWLVAHHFSIWFATILSLFYLLKVANFSNVIFLHLKKNINSVILVVLLGSLLLLLCYFARIYMSDHPWVSEFEGNMAWKTNLTDIEQVLKLSMVTVANLIPFITSLICFLLLIYSQCKHIRKMQFHGKRSQDPSTKVHVKAVQTVLSFLLLFAFYFLVVTISIWYFKGQHSRLLLLLSHAFISSFPSIHSFVLIWGNRKLNRAFLLIWQWVRRWLKKWNPLTP